The region GCAGCTGCCATTTGCGCCTGCACTGCATAGGAGTGTTGTTGCGTCGAGGCTTGAAGCCTTTCCGCGTCGGGCGCTTTCGGCATGACGCTTTGCAACGCTGGAAGCTGGATGTCCATCGCTTTTTCTCTCCCTTCATAGCTCTTTTTCAAAAAAGCGGCGCAGTTTCCAAAGCGCTTTTGCATGAATTTGCGAAATTCTTGATGTCGACAAATGCAAAAGTCTCCCGATTTCTGTAAACGTCAGTTCCTCTTTGTAAAACAAACTGATGACGAGCTGCTCTTTTTCATTCAACTGTCCGATGGCTTCAGCCAATTTTTCGATCATTTCCTGCTTGACGATTTGCTCCTCGGGAAGCGGAGCGCGGTCGTCGCGAACCGCCAATATTCCTTCATCTTCGTCGACGGTCGTCTGCCCGAGCGGCAGCCAATGGGAAAAAAACGTTTCACTCGCCGCCGCCTGCACTTCCTCTTCCGTCATCCCGAGCTCAGCGGCGATCTCTTTCGCCGTCACCGATCGCATGTGCCGCTGTTCGAGCCGCTCGATGGCTTCCTCAATTTTTTTTGCCTTATCGCGCATGCTTCGCGGCAGCCAGTCTTCTTTGCGCAAACCGTCTAAGATGGCGCCGCGGATGCGGAACGAGGCGTACGTGTCGAACTTCAAATCACGCGATGGATCAAATTTCTCCAACGCATCGTATAAGCCGACGAGTCCAAAGCTGACGAGCTCATCCTTCGGCACGGAGCTCGGCAGCGTCGCCGAAAGCCGCTGCACGTGGTAGAAAACAAGCGGCATATAGCGCTGCGCCAGTTCCTCGGCCGCGTGGCGGTTACGGCCGTTGATCCATTCATCCCAGTATTTCCGTTCTTCTCCTTTTAGCGCGCTTCCCATTTATTCTCCCCCTTGCCTTGCGGAAACGGCGCATCCCGGTCATATTTCCTTTATTTCTTGAGCGGCGGTGCGGATGGAGAGCACGCCCGTCTGCGGATTAAATTCGATCGTGCGGCCGCTATGGCCCCCGACATCTTCGGCGACGACCGGAATGTGAAACCGCTCGAGCTGCCTTTTCACTTCCTCCACATTGCGCGCGCCAATGCGCATCATATCGCCGCCAGCTGTCGAAAACGAAAACATTTGCGCCCCGCCGGCCAGCTTCGCTTTCAGCATCCCTTTCCGCCCGCCAGCGGCAATGACAAGCTGAACGAGCGCCTCGACCGCCGTATCAGCGTATTTGGCCGCATTGATGACTCCGCCGCGCGCCATCGAGGAATGCGGAAGCATGACATGCGCCATGCCGGCAACCGCCTTGCCTGCATCGTAAATGACGACACCGACGCACGACCCAAGCCCGCACGTGCGGATGACATTCGGCGCTATGACGACCTCCATTTCCGCAATGCCGATTTTGACAGCCTGCGCTGTACTCATAGACCATCCACACCTAGTGCTCGAAAGATGGTGGAAAACGACTCGGGGTCAGGCAGAAGAAAGAAATGGCCGTTGATGCTTTCGTCCGGGCGCCGTTCATCGTAAATGGCTGTGTCAATCAAAATGGCGTAATCGCCAACACGCGACAGCTCAAGCAATCCGAACGACAGCACAGCTCCAATCATGTCGATGGCCAATGCCGGCACGGACGGGTGCAAGTTGAGCTGCGTAAAGTCAGCCAATGCCGACAAATACGAGCCGGCTAAAATATTGCCGAGCTCCTGAAGCGCCGAGCAGCCAAGCTCATGGGCTTCTCCTTGAAACGAAAACGAGTCATCGCCAATCATCCGGCGGACAAACCGCTCAGCCTGTTCCGGCGGCAGCACGAAAAACATGTTTCCTGGCGCTTCTCCTTCGATGCGCAAATAGACGCACGCCACGACTTGTTCCGGTCCGCCGATTGATTCCATCATTTCGGCAAACGTCGCAATTTGAACGCGCGGCACCGCCATTTCAATTTTTTTGTTCAGCAACGTCGACAAAGCCGTCGCCGCGTTGCCGGCGCCAATGTTGCCGATTTCGCGCAAAATGTCAATATGCATCCCCGTCAAGTTGCGAATATCGTCCAATGTCAACGCTCCTCTCCACGGGTTATCGGTCGAGCACTTTCGCCAAATCAAGCAAAATGAGGAGCCGATTCTCCACTTTTGCCACGCCGTCGATGTAACTTGCCTCAACGGAGCCAATGGCCTCTGGCGGCGGTTCGATGCTTTCCGACGGCAGATCAAGGACATCATTCGCGGCATCGACGATGAGCCCGACTTCCATATCCTCAAGAGCAACGATAATGATTCGCGTCTGTTCCCCATATGGTTCGGGGGCAAACTCGAACCGCTCGCGCAAATCGATGATCGGCGTCACAACACCGCGCAAGTTGATGACCCCTTTTACATAATGGGCCGTTCCCGGCACGCGCGTGATCGGCTGCATTTTCTCGATGGAACGGACATGCTGCACCGGCAGAGCATATTCTTCTTCTTTCAGGCGAAACGCAATCACTTTCCAGTCTGCTTGCACGCTGGCCGTCATCCAATCCTCCCCCTTTTTTTCGACATGCCACTGAAAACGGCGGATCAACGCCATAGGCGCCCCGCACCAACGCGGCCATCTCCTACTTTACGAGCGCGTTGCAGTCGATAATCAGCGCCACCCGGCCGTCTCCCAAAATGGTCGCCCCCGAGATGGCAAAAACCGAAGATAAATAGTTTCCTAGCGATTTCAACACGACTTCTTGCTGCCCGATAAACGAGTCGACCGCCAGCGCCGCCAGTTTTTCCCCTTTCCGGACGATCACGACCGCCACCGCATCTCCGTCATCGGCCGCTCCAGGAACAGCGAAGACGTCTTTCAGGCGGACGAGCGGGACGATTTTGCCGCGAAAATCGATGACCGGCTGGTTGTGGGCGGAAAAAATCTCTTCCTTTTTCACCAGCGCCGTCTCAATGATCGATGACAGCGGAATCGCGTACGTTTCCTCGGCGATTTGAACGAGCAACAC is a window of Geobacillus kaustophilus DNA encoding:
- a CDS encoding chemotaxis protein CheD, translating into MSTAQAVKIGIAEMEVVIAPNVIRTCGLGSCVGVVIYDAGKAVAGMAHVMLPHSSMARGGVINAAKYADTAVEALVQLVIAAGGRKGMLKAKLAGGAQMFSFSTAGGDMMRIGARNVEEVKRQLERFHIPVVAEDVGGHSGRTIEFNPQTGVLSIRTAAQEIKEI
- a CDS encoding chemotaxis protein CheC, whose translation is MDDIRNLTGMHIDILREIGNIGAGNAATALSTLLNKKIEMAVPRVQIATFAEMMESIGGPEQVVACVYLRIEGEAPGNMFFVLPPEQAERFVRRMIGDDSFSFQGEAHELGCSALQELGNILAGSYLSALADFTQLNLHPSVPALAIDMIGAVLSFGLLELSRVGDYAILIDTAIYDERRPDESINGHFFLLPDPESFSTIFRALGVDGL
- a CDS encoding chemotaxis protein CheW, with the translated sequence MTASVQADWKVIAFRLKEEEYALPVQHVRSIEKMQPITRVPGTAHYVKGVINLRGVVTPIIDLRERFEFAPEPYGEQTRIIIVALEDMEVGLIVDAANDVLDLPSESIEPPPEAIGSVEASYIDGVAKVENRLLILLDLAKVLDR
- a CDS encoding FliA/WhiG family RNA polymerase sigma factor; its protein translation is MGSALKGEERKYWDEWINGRNRHAAEELAQRYMPLVFYHVQRLSATLPSSVPKDELVSFGLVGLYDALEKFDPSRDLKFDTYASFRIRGAILDGLRKEDWLPRSMRDKAKKIEEAIERLEQRHMRSVTAKEIAAELGMTEEEVQAAASETFFSHWLPLGQTTVDEDEGILAVRDDRAPLPEEQIVKQEMIEKLAEAIGQLNEKEQLVISLFYKEELTFTEIGRLLHLSTSRISQIHAKALWKLRRFFEKEL